A region of the Acinonyx jubatus isolate Ajub_Pintada_27869175 unplaced genomic scaffold, VMU_Ajub_asm_v1.0 scaffold_20, whole genome shotgun sequence genome:
gctctctcttgcaCCCCCAACTCTCCTACTTCTTATGAGCGTCTGTGAGGACTTCTGTTCAGCACCTGCTGACGTCCAGAGTCTGCTCCAGCTCCTCCTTGATGTAatccctgcagcccaggcctGTCGGCTCCTGGAAGCAGTCGGCTCAGAACACGTGGTGCCCGCTCCTGCTCCTGTTTGTTCTACCTACAGGGACCTTTCCTACCAGCTGCTCCTCATTCTTCCAGACTTGTGCCCTCCCTGACTGCACTCCACGCTGAAATagtcctttcctcccctcttcaCACATACCTCTCTGTGCTGATCAAATGGTATTGTAACTGTTGCTCTACTGGTCACTTCCCCTGCCTGTGAACTTGGGCCAAAGGAAGACGTAAAGATATGTGCTTTCAAGTGTCAGTTACCAAGTGAAATAGGACTAGAGGCTGTTTTTAGTTGAGGAAGGAATACGTTTGTTTCTATGCTTATAGAATTGGGGTGGCTGCAGGTGTCATAGACCAGTGAAGATTCCCAAGGGACCTGGGAGAAGGAGAACCAAATGGCGAGGACACCAGCTTGAGTGCTGGGGGATGGAAACCCCCAGAGAACCTCCCCGGGGCTGAAATTTGTCCACACAGCAGAGGGCAGAGGCCTGGCTGCCCCTCGGTCTGCCCCATGTTTGTGACGTTCGAGTTTCCGTGCTGGGGAAAGGGGGCCAGGCCTGTCTTGAGGTTGAACCTCTTACTCCACCTTATTTTTATGCACCCCTTGTCAGAATAGAAGCAAGCCTCTTGGACTTCAGCTGCTTACTAGTGATGACCAGGCAAGGCTGAGTGCACTTTGAAATTACTCAGTTCTGTAATCACCAGCCAACAATACATGAAGCATAGctatattaacttttatttatttatttataagtttgtttatttctcttgagagagagagagggtgtgcacgTGCGTGGGgtagagttagagagagagggagacggagagtcccaagcaggctccatgctgtcagtgcagagcctgacacggggctcgaactcacaaaccatgagatcatgacctgagctgagatcaagagtcggacacttaactgacagagccacgcaggtgcGCTGAACTTTTAAACCTTGCCAGTAGCGTATGCACTGTAGTCAGAGTGGGCAGTGGTGGTGGGTTTGAGAGCAAAAGAAAGCAGTGGTAGACTTTCTTTGCTGTAGGAGATGAGGCTGAAAAGGGAACTGTCAGCAGCCTTGTCACACTTGCCTTTTGGGAACCCCTGTCTGATTTTAAGCTGTGGACTTTGCTTGCTATGTGGTTTCGTTCCAAATGTTATCTGTATCTCTCAGGGCTTAAGATTTTATTGAAATGTTGTTCTTAGCTGCTTtatgcctttttgttttcatgctttttaaaaataaagcttacaGAACTTCAACTCTGACTTTTCATTAAATGTCTCTTCGAATTTATTCCTGTCAGGTTGGATTTGGTCTAGGGAGtcccagaaagaaatagaaaaagagagagaagcgtACCGTCAGAGAACGGCTGCTTTCCAGCGGGATCTTGAAGCAAAGTACCACGCCGTGATCTCAGAAAACCGGCGTGCGGTTGCTCACTTGTCTTTGGAActtgaaaaagagcaaaacaGAACAACGAGTTACCGAGAAGCCCTTATCTCTCAGGGGCGCAAGTTGGTAGAAGAAAAGAAGCTTCTGGAACAGGagcgggctcaggtcatgcaagAAAAGAGACAGCTGCAGCCCCTGAGAAGCACATACCTGAGCttcctggaaaaggaagaagactgGCAGAGGAGGGCCAGGCTTGTGCTGAAAGAGTTTGAAGATGCTCTTACGGAAAGACAGAGCATCTACTGCAGCCTGCTCCTCCCGCGCAGCAGGCGGCTGGAGATAGAGAAGAGGTTGCTGGTCCGAGCATCCACTGACCCGGTTGCCGCCGACCTGCACATGGCAGCCGGCTTGACCGACATATTTAAGCACGACACGTACTGTGGCGATGTCTGGAATACCAACAGACGCCAGAATGGGAGACTCATGTGGTTGTATCTCAAATATTGGGAACTGATTGTTGAACTGAAGAAGTACAAGGCAGTCGAGAAAGCCATACTAGAGAAGTAGGGCAGGAGTGAGGCGTGCCGTCTTCACCACGCTGCGGCGTCTCGGCGTATCATTTTCTGGTTTCCTTCTGCCGCGTGCGCGTGTAGCACTGTCGACCGAGTGTTCTTCCACTCCCACTGCCCTCTGAGCGGGACACAGGGTCCCGCTTCCTTGATGCGTTTCAGCTCTTGAAGATGCAGTTTCTCAGGAGGATTCTTTTTCAAGCTGTAATATTTTATTAGGCTGAACAGTGTAACCTCATATCTGCGCTATAGGGtaagattgtttttaagaaagtcaAATGCAGTACTGATTCTCAGTAGTGTTCTGTCTGTTTTTATCACTCCGTAAATAATTGTTTTCTCCtccaattttctctttcctagaattataaataaaagttgtcAGGTAACAGAACTGCCTAATGATGATGACAGAAAATAGTAATATTATTGAGGATTCATGCTATTGTGAGGGTCTCTCCcaccaaagggaaagaaagtgttTCCTGTATTCAGTTGATAACCTTGGTATGTGTTTTGCATCTGGCTTGTGTCCATGTTCAGTTAGCACATGCTATGTATTTGCAATGACATCTAATAAAAACACTTGCCATATAAAAGCAACAATGCCACCTATGTGTGTAATTCTTCactctttataaaatgtttttgcatAGATTATCTCCCGTTTCGCCACAAACTAAAAAAAGGTAGGCACTCTTGGtccatttttcacaaagctaatGTGAATCAGCCTTTCACACATCGCCCCCATAATCCCACCCCTAATCTTAGTACATGGGAAGGGTGTGTAGCAAATGCAGCAGAAGGAAAGGCACATGGGACCAAGGGAGGAGCTTATGCAGCTTCCAGAGTCATCTCCCAGGGGGGTCATGGGAGTGCTCCCCTGTCCCCCACACCGGCAAGGACTATGAACTGTCACCAACCTGGGACCCCAGAGACAGCCCAGGGTCTGTGTTGAGGGCTGGTCATGTGGGTACCCTCTGCCTGGCGTCCCAGATTGCAGACTCGCAGAAGGGAAGTCAGTGTTACCTCAAACTGCACAAAGTTGAGACACACTGGGCTGCTCTTACTGGTCGTGGCAGGGGGACCCTCCCCAAATCCAGGTTCCCTGTGCCAGCCAGGCGCCAGCCTTGCAGCAGTCCTTTGGAAGACCTGTGGCCTCCCGTACAGGCGAGGCAGCTGAGCTAGGGTCAGGGGAGGCTGCCCGGGCAGTGTGGCTCCAGAACTGCCGGTAGCTTACAC
Encoded here:
- the CCDC127 gene encoding coiled-coil domain-containing protein 127 isoform X1, giving the protein MGGMGVAHRLAAPILAVHTDDWRAGWHGLVQSGDDPALDRRGECLQHHQAHLLDTLGDRLQHTSDGWIWSRESQKEIEKEREAYRQRTAAFQRDLEAKYHAVISENRRAVAHLSLELEKEQNRTTSYREALISQGRKLVEEKKLLEQERAQVMQEKRQLQPLRSTYLSFLEKEEDWQRRARLVLKEFEDALTERQSIYCSLLLPRSRRLEIEKRLLVRASTDPVAADLHMAAGLTDIFKHDTYCGDVWNTNRRQNGRLMWLYLKYWELIVELKKYKAVEKAILEK
- the CCDC127 gene encoding coiled-coil domain-containing protein 127 isoform X2, translating into MNNLNDPPNWNIRPNSRADGGDGSRWNYALLVPMLGLAAFRWIWSRESQKEIEKEREAYRQRTAAFQRDLEAKYHAVISENRRAVAHLSLELEKEQNRTTSYREALISQGRKLVEEKKLLEQERAQVMQEKRQLQPLRSTYLSFLEKEEDWQRRARLVLKEFEDALTERQSIYCSLLLPRSRRLEIEKRLLVRASTDPVAADLHMAAGLTDIFKHDTYCGDVWNTNRRQNGRLMWLYLKYWELIVELKKYKAVEKAILEK